A part of Cannabis sativa cultivar Pink pepper isolate KNU-18-1 chromosome 6, ASM2916894v1, whole genome shotgun sequence genomic DNA contains:
- the LOC115695540 gene encoding uncharacterized protein LOC115695540, translating into METLLLIITISYYSCSFPNCKNFLHYSCANFQFKIDQHPSHSHHPLILQFSKPQSCNVCCKKDCRLIFRCHSGCNFNLCTECVVPKIIVRCQSHDHSLFFVEKAFYEGVCNACQKSYTQWSSECFVPKEVKRTQSFLFRCVECDFNLHFLCGPLPSIVKFDYHIHSLTLVDHYITKDDHNDEFYCDICEEERDPYIRIYCCKDCDFAAHIHCLLIEIMKIIKGSGGGSNDVKLMALGECGWTESSIDTINDVLHTTLGEFLTNTLTDQDNALLSDPFTFGSSSEVKTYVDQMYKSCTQANYLLFDNQFRSSIEKIYQINHFPSFTSDDFKNFFWELVCYRPKEGLKLDEKYLRQKVVDIKGYKVPLTLAHILNTLLHRYTESDLFGESVWNWTPGIKSVFATTFCMVCDQMCRTNINDVTKHLLQDWFFYLNAIAKTRFTDWDGLGKFSDKILKRFFYFEAIRYEKDIKEKLQGRITDLEAELKKCKEKLDMFNTHMTQTMEKIKDPINDALSFKEKTVDQIISFDELLHSEYRYV; encoded by the exons ATGGAAACACTACTTTTAAT taTCACAATTAGTTACTATTCTTGCTCCTTTCCAAATTGTAAGAATTTTCTTCATTACTCTTGTGCAAATTTTCAATTCAAAATTGATCAACATCCTTCTCATTCACACCACCCTCTCATACTTCAATTCAGTAAGCCTCAATCTTGCAATGTATGTTGTAAGAAAGATTGTAGGCTTATTTTCAGGTGTCACAGTGgatgtaattttaatttgtgcACAGAGTGTGTTGTTCCTAAGATAATTGTGAGATGTCAAAGTCATGATCACTCACTTTtctttgtggagaaagcattTTACGAAGGTGTTTGTAATGCTTGTCAAAAATCGTATACACAATGGAGTAGTGAGTGTTTTGTTCCTAAAGAAGTAAAGCGTACCCAATCTTTTTTGTTTCGCTGTGTGGAGTGTGATTTTAACCTTCATTTTTTATGTGGTCCATTGCCGTCCATCGTTAAATTTGATTATCACATACATTCTTTGACTCTTGTGGACCATTACATAACTAAAGATGACCACAATGATGAATTCTATTGTGACATatgtgaagaagaaagggatCCATACATTCGCATTTATTGTTGTAAAGATTGTGATTTCGCAGCACATATTCATTGTCTACTTATTGAG ATCATGAAGATAATAAAGGGTAGTGGTGGTGGTAGCAATGATGTGAAGTTAATGGCGTTGGGAGAGTGTGGATGGACTGAATCATCAATTGATACAATAAATGATGTACTACATACCACTCTTGGAGAGTTTCTAACCAACACCTTAACTGATCAAGACAATGCATTGTTGAGTGATCCTTTTACTTTTGGTTCTTCATCAGAGGTCAAGACTTATGTAGATCAAATGTACAAGTCTTGCACACAAGCGAATTATCTTCTATTTGATAATCAGTTTCGATCATCAATTGAAAAGATTTATCAAATCAATCACTTTCCTTCTTTTACCTCGGACGATTTCAAAAACTTCTTTTGGGAGCTTGTATGTTATAGACCTAAAGAAGGGTTGAAATTGGATGAGAAGTACTTGAGACAAAAAGTGGTTGATATTAAAGGATACAAGGTACCACTCACACTGGCTCACATCTTAAACACTTTGCTCCACCGATACACAGAATCAGATCTCTTTGGTGAAAGTGTTTGGAATTGGACACCTGGAATAAAGAGCGTCTTTGCTACCACATTTTGTATGGTTTGTGATCAAATGTGCAGAACTAACATCAACGATGTCACCAAACATCTTCTTCAGGATTGGTTTTTCTATCTAAATGCCATCGCAAAAACTAGATTCACAGATTGGGATGGACTTGGGAAATTTAGTGACAAGATCCTGAAAcgttttttctattttgaagCAATTAGATATGAAAAAGACATCAAAGAAAAATTACAGGGGAGGATTACAGACTTAGAAGCTGAATTGAAGAAATGCAAAGAGAAACTTGACATGTTCAACACTCATATGACTCAGACTATGGAGAAAATAAAAGATCCCATTAATGATGCTTTGAGTTTCAAAGAGAAAACTGTCGatcaaataattagttttgatgaACTTCTTCATTCAGAATATCGGTATGTGTAG